Proteins from a single region of Phycisphaeraceae bacterium D3-23:
- a CDS encoding aminotransferase class I/II-fold pyridoxal phosphate-dependent enzyme, which yields MKIQPASRIDRLPPYVLGQLKQLIYDRRKSGADVIDMNMGNPLDAPPDAVVDKLRDAVRDPRNSRYSVSAGVYNLRRDVADKYKRKWGVELDPATEVIATIGSKEGFSHMCLALLGPGDTAVVADPAFQIHTYAVILAGASTVSVPLGNDQQFLDRIDDVLSTLSPKPKVVTLCYPHNPTAITVDPGFFDAVVAMAQRHQVMILHDFAYGETCFDGYQAPSYLQADGAKDYGVEFSTMSKPYNMAGWRVGFCCGNADMVKALGTVKGYYDYGIFQAVQIAAIIAMREGDKHIEQQATKYAARRDVLVEGLRKFGWQVESPRASMFIWAKVNPEHLAPFNGSTNEFCLAMVDQADVALTPGAAFGQGGEGYVRLALVENEQRIRQALRQLGKVLENTNITAG from the coding sequence ATGAAAATCCAGCCCGCATCCCGCATCGATCGCCTGCCGCCCTATGTCCTCGGGCAGCTCAAGCAATTGATCTACGACCGCCGCAAGTCTGGTGCGGACGTGATCGATATGAACATGGGTAACCCCCTGGACGCGCCGCCGGACGCGGTGGTGGACAAGCTGCGCGACGCGGTGCGTGACCCTCGGAACAGCCGCTACTCGGTGTCCGCCGGGGTGTACAACCTCCGGCGAGACGTGGCCGACAAGTACAAACGCAAGTGGGGCGTCGAGCTCGACCCGGCGACTGAAGTCATCGCGACGATCGGCAGCAAGGAGGGCTTCTCGCACATGTGCCTCGCGCTGCTGGGCCCGGGCGACACCGCCGTCGTCGCCGACCCCGCGTTCCAGATCCACACCTACGCCGTGATCCTCGCGGGCGCGTCGACCGTGTCCGTCCCGCTGGGTAACGACCAGCAATTCCTCGACCGTATCGACGACGTCCTCTCGACGCTGTCGCCCAAGCCCAAGGTCGTCACGCTCTGCTACCCGCACAACCCTACGGCCATCACGGTGGACCCCGGCTTCTTCGACGCCGTCGTCGCCATGGCCCAGCGCCACCAGGTCATGATCCTCCACGACTTCGCCTACGGCGAGACCTGCTTCGATGGCTACCAGGCCCCGAGCTACCTCCAGGCCGACGGCGCGAAGGACTACGGTGTCGAGTTCTCGACGATGAGCAAGCCCTACAACATGGCCGGCTGGCGCGTCGGGTTCTGCTGCGGCAACGCCGACATGGTCAAGGCGCTGGGCACGGTCAAGGGCTACTACGACTACGGCATCTTCCAGGCGGTGCAGATCGCCGCGATCATCGCGATGCGCGAGGGCGACAAGCACATCGAACAGCAGGCGACCAAGTACGCCGCGCGTCGCGACGTGCTGGTCGAAGGGCTGCGCAAGTTTGGTTGGCAGGTCGAGTCGCCGCGTGCCTCCATGTTCATCTGGGCGAAGGTCAACCCCGAACACCTCGCGCCGTTCAACGGCTCGACGAACGAATTCTGCCTCGCGATGGTCGACCAGGCCGACGTCGCCTTGACCCCCGGCGCGGCCTTCGGCCAGGGCGGCGAGGGGTACGTCCGCCTCGCTCTGGTCGAGAACGAGCAGCGCATCCGGCAGGCGCTGCGGCAGCTCGGGAAGGTGCTGGAAAACACAAACATCACGGCGGGTTAG
- a CDS encoding DUF2103 domain-containing protein, with the protein MSKPGGKFGPIKRQHGRVTGLDALLDHIVADCPHVTKIVPGRFGRKRGKTSARFKVQYATNEPATGLKCMYTNAGSWQEVFLVCSDVEAARAWVETNC; encoded by the coding sequence ATGAGTAAGCCCGGTGGGAAGTTCGGACCGATCAAACGTCAACACGGGCGCGTCACTGGCCTTGATGCACTGCTCGACCACATCGTGGCGGACTGCCCGCATGTGACCAAGATCGTCCCCGGCCGGTTTGGGCGTAAGCGCGGGAAGACGTCCGCGCGGTTCAAGGTGCAGTACGCGACGAACGAGCCCGCGACGGGCTTGAAGTGCATGTACACGAACGCCGGGTCGTGGCAGGAGGTGTTCTTGGTGTGCAGCGATGTGGAAGCGGCACGGGCGTGGGTGGAAACGAACTGCTGA
- a CDS encoding Nif3-like dinuclear metal center hexameric protein, with translation MKLNAVLSLLGQVAPEHLAEDWDQVGLHLAGAGKPVRKAMLCIDLTPPVLAEAIASKCQLIVAYHPPIFHPLKRLADRDWKEQMLAEAIRKGIAVYSPHTALDAVRQGMNDWLCDGLGAAGERWSIAVPQSGRSGKSKIIVYTPRESADKVRRAMADAGCGHIGGYSDCSFNVEGIGTFKGDENSNPAIGTPGVLESVEETRIEMICFDSMVGEAVRSIREAHPYEEPAIDVFQLFSSVPPEDEWQTSGRIVFLKSPVTAETLVRRVKKTLGLQKLKAAIPPDYGTQDWNPDEALLGKLQKVAVCVGAGGSLFEKPLAMNADAYITGEMQHHQVLDLYNKGKVVILAGHTNTERPFLKNYREAIIDAGAGKVEWVISETDVAPIRIA, from the coding sequence ATGAAGCTAAACGCCGTACTATCGCTGCTCGGGCAGGTCGCTCCCGAGCACTTGGCCGAGGACTGGGACCAGGTCGGCCTACATCTGGCCGGGGCCGGCAAACCCGTCCGCAAGGCGATGCTGTGCATCGACCTGACCCCGCCCGTGCTGGCCGAGGCGATCGCGAGCAAGTGCCAACTCATCGTCGCGTACCACCCGCCGATCTTTCATCCGCTCAAGCGATTGGCCGACCGGGATTGGAAAGAGCAGATGCTCGCCGAGGCGATACGTAAAGGCATCGCGGTCTACTCGCCGCACACCGCGCTCGACGCGGTGCGGCAGGGGATGAACGACTGGTTGTGCGATGGGTTGGGCGCTGCGGGGGAACGCTGGTCCATCGCTGTGCCCCAGAGTGGACGGAGCGGCAAGAGCAAGATCATCGTCTACACCCCGCGCGAGAGCGCCGACAAAGTGCGTCGAGCGATGGCAGATGCGGGTTGTGGCCACATCGGCGGTTATTCGGATTGCTCGTTCAATGTTGAGGGCATAGGCACCTTCAAGGGCGACGAGAACAGTAACCCTGCGATCGGGACACCGGGTGTCTTAGAGTCCGTCGAAGAGACACGTATTGAGATGATCTGCTTCGACAGCATGGTGGGGGAGGCGGTCCGATCGATCCGTGAAGCGCACCCGTACGAAGAGCCCGCGATCGATGTGTTCCAGCTTTTTTCATCCGTTCCTCCCGAAGACGAATGGCAGACATCTGGACGCATCGTGTTCTTGAAGTCGCCGGTCACCGCAGAAACCCTGGTCCGTCGGGTCAAGAAGACACTGGGGCTTCAGAAGCTAAAGGCAGCGATTCCGCCGGACTATGGCACACAAGATTGGAACCCAGACGAAGCCCTGCTGGGCAAGCTGCAAAAAGTAGCTGTCTGCGTCGGAGCGGGGGGATCACTCTTTGAAAAACCGCTTGCCATGAACGCCGACGCTTACATCACCGGCGAGATGCAGCATCATCAGGTGCTTGACCTTTACAACAAGGGCAAGGTCGTGATCCTCGCCGGGCATACGAACACCGAGCGGCCGTTCCTGAAGAACTACAGGGAAGCGATCATCGATGCGGGTGCCGGAAAGGTGGAGTGGGTGATCAGCGAAACCGATGTCGCACCGATCAGGATCGCGTAA